From the genome of Motilibacter peucedani, one region includes:
- a CDS encoding MarR family winged helix-turn-helix transcriptional regulator, which yields MEDDSEETGLLWPVFNAFVRVETEVWNALDARLRSEHQLTLGRVETMQVLQDIGPCRVNDIAEALVITVGGVSKIVDRVEAAGHCRRRSHPDDRRSSLVELTPAGRRALARATGTLEAELSARWEGVLTLRQLQQLRTILGRLRPAAPSLTTNEKRNS from the coding sequence ATGGAAGATGATTCCGAGGAAACCGGACTGCTGTGGCCGGTGTTCAACGCCTTCGTACGCGTCGAGACCGAGGTCTGGAACGCGCTCGACGCGCGGCTGCGCTCCGAGCACCAGCTCACCCTCGGCCGCGTCGAGACCATGCAGGTGCTGCAGGACATCGGCCCCTGCCGGGTCAACGACATCGCCGAGGCGCTGGTCATCACCGTCGGAGGCGTGAGCAAGATCGTCGACCGGGTCGAGGCGGCCGGCCACTGCCGGCGCCGCTCGCACCCCGACGACCGTCGATCCTCCCTGGTCGAGCTGACGCCCGCCGGACGTCGCGCGCTCGCGAGGGCCACCGGCACGCTCGAGGCCGAGCTCTCCGCCCGGTGGGAGGGCGTCCTGACGCTCCGTCAGCTGCAGCAGCTGCGCACCATCCTCGGCCGGCTGCGCCCCGCAGCGCCGAGCCTCACCACGAACGAGAAGAGGAACTCATGA
- a CDS encoding NAD(P)H-quinone dehydrogenase: MANQQRIIVLGGGPGGYEAALSAARLGADVTVVSDGLGGSAVLTDCVPSKTLIAVAEVVTLASESAGLGVRIDAPVTVDLAAVNTRIKKLAEAQSADIGTRLAAEGVRVVDGRGRLDGASRVLVGDTAFEADAVLVATGAHPRVLPQAVPDGERILTWEQLYDLEELPERLVVVGSGVTGAEFASAYNALGSQVTLVSSRDRVLPGEDSDAAHVLEEVFARRGMTVLGRSRATSVTRTADGVVVGLQDGRTVEGTHCLLAVGSIPNTAGIGLEEAGVTLDRGGYIEVDKVSRTSNRGIYAAGDCTGVLMLASVAAMQGRIAIWHSLGEALSPLKLREVSSNVFTDPEIATVGWSQTAADEAGLAATTLTLSLHGNARAKMQGIDEGFVKLTCRTESRLVLGGVIVAPRASELIHVVATAVSLGLTVDQLAKAFTVYPSLSGSIAEAAHQLHQRA; encoded by the coding sequence GTGGCGAACCAGCAGCGCATCATCGTCCTGGGCGGCGGCCCTGGCGGCTACGAAGCGGCCCTGAGCGCGGCCCGCCTGGGCGCCGACGTCACCGTCGTGAGCGACGGGCTCGGCGGCTCCGCCGTCCTGACCGACTGCGTCCCCTCCAAGACGCTCATCGCGGTCGCCGAGGTGGTCACCCTGGCGAGCGAGAGCGCCGGGCTCGGCGTCCGCATCGACGCCCCCGTCACCGTCGACCTCGCCGCGGTCAACACCCGCATCAAGAAGCTCGCCGAGGCGCAGTCCGCCGACATCGGCACCCGGCTCGCTGCCGAGGGCGTGCGCGTCGTCGACGGGCGCGGGCGGCTGGACGGCGCCTCGCGGGTGCTCGTCGGCGACACCGCGTTCGAGGCCGACGCCGTGCTGGTCGCCACCGGGGCGCACCCGCGCGTGCTGCCCCAGGCCGTCCCCGACGGCGAGCGCATCCTCACCTGGGAACAGCTCTACGACCTCGAGGAGCTGCCCGAGCGGCTGGTCGTCGTCGGGTCCGGCGTCACCGGCGCCGAGTTCGCCTCGGCCTACAACGCCCTCGGTTCGCAGGTCACGCTGGTCTCCAGCCGCGACCGGGTGCTGCCCGGCGAGGACAGCGACGCGGCGCACGTGCTCGAGGAGGTCTTCGCCCGGCGCGGCATGACCGTGCTCGGCCGCTCGCGCGCCACCTCCGTCACCCGCACCGCCGACGGCGTCGTCGTCGGCCTCCAGGACGGCCGCACCGTCGAGGGCACGCACTGCCTGCTCGCCGTCGGCTCCATCCCCAACACCGCCGGCATCGGGCTCGAGGAGGCCGGCGTCACGCTCGACCGCGGCGGCTACATCGAGGTCGACAAGGTCTCGCGCACCTCCAACCGCGGCATCTACGCCGCCGGCGACTGCACCGGCGTGCTCATGCTCGCCTCGGTGGCGGCCATGCAGGGCCGCATCGCGATCTGGCACTCGCTGGGAGAGGCGCTCTCGCCGCTCAAGCTGCGCGAGGTCTCCTCCAACGTCTTCACCGACCCCGAGATCGCCACCGTCGGGTGGTCGCAGACCGCCGCCGACGAGGCCGGGCTCGCCGCCACGACGCTGACGCTCTCGCTGCACGGCAACGCACGCGCCAAGATGCAGGGCATCGACGAGGGCTTCGTCAAGCTCACCTGCCGCACCGAGAGCCGACTGGTGCTCGGGGGTGTCATCGTGGCCCCGCGCGCCAGCGAGCTGATCCACGTCGTCGCGACCGCCGTGTCGCTCGGGCTGACGGTCGACCAGCTGGCCAAGGCGTTCACGGTCTACCCGTCGCTGAGCGGCTCGATCGCCGAGGCGGCGCACCAGCTGCACCAGCGCGCCTAG
- a CDS encoding gamma-glutamylcyclotransferase family protein translates to MPLYAAYGSNLDPQRMAARAPHSPARGTGWLVGWRLTFGGENLSWEGAFATVVEAPEDPASQVFVMLYDVAREDEPSLDEWEDGGTGLFTKLRVRVHTLDGDETAWLYVLDAYEGGLPSARYIGMLADAAYAAGAPSDYVADLRARPCLSTGPGALDA, encoded by the coding sequence GTGCCCCTCTACGCCGCCTACGGCAGCAACCTGGACCCCCAGCGCATGGCCGCCCGAGCGCCGCACTCCCCGGCCCGCGGCACCGGCTGGCTGGTCGGCTGGCGCCTGACCTTCGGCGGCGAGAACCTCTCGTGGGAGGGCGCCTTCGCGACCGTCGTCGAGGCGCCGGAGGACCCCGCCTCGCAGGTCTTCGTGATGCTCTACGACGTCGCGCGCGAGGACGAGCCGTCGCTCGACGAGTGGGAGGACGGCGGCACGGGCCTGTTCACCAAGCTGCGCGTGCGGGTGCACACGCTCGACGGCGACGAGACCGCGTGGCTCTACGTGCTCGACGCCTACGAGGGCGGGCTGCCGAGCGCGCGCTACATCGGGATGCTGGCCGACGCGGCCTACGCCGCCGGGGCACCGAGCGACTACGTCGCCGACCTGCGCGCCCGCCCGTGCCTGTCGACCGGGCCGGGGGCCCTCGATGCCTGA
- a CDS encoding GNAT family N-acetyltransferase yields MRDLRADDRDGWGEVWAGYLAYYQKDLPPEGTSALWDRLTGPAPHPQMFGLGAFAPDGRLLGLAHCIVGPSTWDTADDCYLEDLAVAEDARGRGVGRALIGELVRRAGERGWRRVFWVTEESNARARRLYDSVGSLTDYVQYEVRLEP; encoded by the coding sequence GTGCGCGACCTGCGAGCCGACGACCGCGACGGCTGGGGCGAGGTGTGGGCCGGCTACCTCGCCTACTACCAGAAGGACCTCCCGCCGGAGGGGACCTCGGCGCTCTGGGACCGGCTGACCGGGCCGGCGCCGCACCCGCAGATGTTCGGGCTCGGCGCCTTCGCGCCCGACGGCCGCCTGCTCGGCCTCGCGCACTGCATCGTCGGGCCCAGCACCTGGGACACCGCCGACGACTGCTACCTCGAGGACCTCGCGGTGGCCGAGGACGCCCGCGGCCGCGGGGTGGGGCGCGCGCTGATCGGCGAGCTCGTACGCCGTGCCGGCGAGCGCGGCTGGCGCCGGGTCTTCTGGGTGACCGAGGAGTCCAACGCCCGCGCCCGCCGGCTCTACGACTCGGTCGGCTCGCTCACCGACTACGTGCAGTACGAAGTGCGCCTCGAGCCCTGA
- a CDS encoding isochorismatase family protein, giving the protein MSQGLLVVDVQNDFTEGGSLPVDGGAAVAEAVGAWVRERRSAYTAVVTTQDWHVDPGTHFAAEPDFVTTWPVHCVAGTPGAELHPGLGDGFGELVDVAVRKGERAAAYSGFEAVTAEGEGLARWLERHGVTAVDVVGIATDHCVRATALDAVAAGLATRVLLPLTAGVAPSTTDAALVELRDAGVEVVTAL; this is encoded by the coding sequence ATGTCGCAGGGTCTGCTCGTCGTCGACGTCCAGAACGACTTCACCGAGGGCGGCTCGCTGCCCGTGGACGGCGGCGCAGCCGTCGCCGAGGCGGTCGGCGCCTGGGTGCGCGAGCGGCGCAGCGCCTACACAGCCGTCGTGACCACCCAGGACTGGCACGTCGACCCGGGCACCCACTTCGCCGCCGAGCCCGACTTCGTCACCACCTGGCCGGTGCACTGCGTCGCGGGCACGCCGGGCGCCGAGCTGCACCCGGGCCTGGGCGACGGCTTCGGCGAGCTGGTCGACGTGGCCGTGCGCAAGGGAGAGCGGGCCGCCGCCTACTCCGGCTTCGAGGCGGTGACCGCCGAGGGCGAGGGGCTCGCCCGCTGGCTCGAGCGGCACGGCGTGACCGCCGTCGACGTCGTGGGCATCGCGACCGACCACTGCGTACGCGCCACCGCCCTCGACGCCGTCGCCGCCGGCCTCGCGACGCGGGTGCTGCTGCCGCTGACCGCGGGCGTCGCTCCCTCCACCACCGACGCCGCGCTCGTCGAGCTGCGCGACGCGGGCGTCGAGGTGGTCACCGCGCTCTGA